In Platichthys flesus chromosome 6, fPlaFle2.1, whole genome shotgun sequence, the genomic stretch CAAGCTGCCAGCACCTCATGCAAGGTGTCACAGGTTCCATTTCATGGTGTGGGCAGAGCTGCGACCTTAGACCTGAAGACATTCTTTTCAAAGTGCACAAACCCCTGATGTACTTATCAGGTATATCAGGAAAGAAACGCCTGAAAACTCGTGGACATTAACCTCCATCAGGTAACACTGGTATTCATAACTAACTAACTTATCACGGCTGTGTTTATCAAATCTCTCGGGCAAACAGTGAGACAGCAGACACACTGAGGAGCACGAAATCATCTCACAGtatctgctgctcctgctgaggaTGTGAAGAGCAGCACGGTGTTGGCAGCGTTTCAGGACAGACCTGCAGCTGCGTTTTATTTAAAACGGGACTGAaatgtgatggagaaagagacaaagagaaacgtTTTGGAGTGTTGCCTGAGCTGACAGATCGTGCAGAGAGAAACTCTGGTTATTTTACATGGaagaaatagtttgacattaTTGACAAATATGCATGTTTGTTTCTTGTCGACAGTTGAATGTTGAATAttagcaataataaaaaaagcacaaatgaaatgaaaccaaGGGGACACCAACCTGCTCCTCTGCAGTTCACTTTTCAGCTCGTTTCCTCGTTGAGTCTTGTTTTAATCTCAATAAATCAAGTCaataaatagtaaaataacGTCATATCTTATTTAGGaccagaagtaaaaaaaaacacaggtggATTTTGTTACCTTTTGTcaactgtttccagtctttaaaCCAAGTTAACCAGCTGCTCACTGTAGCTTCATGTTTAGCTTAGAAACGTACTAGAATCAACTCTCAACCAATATGTCAAACTATTGCTTTAACGATCTTACCACAAGACAGACATAAACAACACTgcaatcaacaaaaaaaaagggttagggtaaaGTTCTACACCTGTGTAAACTGTGTACACTGTATTGAAGGCACTATTTGGTAATGTAGGTGAAATCATCCAGTCAGTTTTGACTACTTCATATTTCCCCTCATATCTGCCTCtacagtttgtatttttgttggtATAAGGGACTTTCAAAGCCGCTgtcctgctgccgctgcctcAGCTCGGAGAACAGAGGCCTGGAAGctcctctttgctgctgctcagcctcAGAGCCAGGGGTTGGCTCTCTGTGGGTACTTATCTTCACACTGGGAAAGTTTAAAGTCTGGGTTTGAGGCGTCTTCTTGGCGATTTCATTATAAACTGTCAGGTCGGACGCATCCGGTGAGAGACCACCAAGCGCTTTAAGGTCGCTGGCCGAtgtcacagagacagaaaacgGCTTTACCGGTTCTACTTGCCTCCCTGAGAAAGAGAGTCGTGGTACTGGGAAGCTTCTATCGGAGTCGCTGCTGGTCATGCTCCAGTCCGTTTGTTTCTCACCTCTCACAGGAGCCTCATGGACGAGAAAAGCTTTGCTCTGTTGCTCGGAGTCTGGGCGGTAGTCGGCTCCCTGCAGGTAGAGCTCCCTGCTCTTGCTCATCGCAGACGTGCCGACTGAGTTCACCTGGGATGGAGGCGCCCTGTGATGCGAAGAGGTCGTCTGTTTGGACAGTTTGTTGGAAACAGGGTTCGTGCAAGCAGAAGTTTGAGGTTTCGTGGCTGCGTCTCGCGCTGGGGCCTCCTCCTTCCCACAAGTAGAACTGTCCTGGTGCCTTGGAGGTTTAGTCCTGTCTGCAGTAGCTGCTTTCTGCTCTGGGTCAGCTgacttcttttctcttctctcctctgctctgatgtCAGGAAGCTCAGGAAGGGTTGACGGGTTCATGTTGAAAGCTGCGTTTGAACAATctgctaaaaacaaaacacacattgataTTTTGAGAGAATAATCCACAGTAACACAACAGCTCTGTACAACAGGACTCACTTGGTAAACTGTAGTTCTTTCCAGATTTAGCTCTGACAGGGGTCTCTAGCACTTTAGCCATGGCCGCCAGCTTGCTTGCtgcattcattattttcttttcggCTCTGCAGAACATGAGAGCATCGATACAATTAGCCAGAGGAGCCATGATGAAGCAAGCATACCATCTTTAACAAACAAGTATGGCGTCTTGCCCTGTGGtttttcctccatcctccagtAGCTCCTGCAGACAGGTCAGATAATAAAGCCGCATCTTTCTGGCCGTGTCCTGTCGCTCCCTCTGCACCTCCATGCGGATCATCTCTGCTGCACGCTCCCGACTCTCCTGGAGGTAACGCAGCATGTCctctgtcaaaaaaaaaacacacaatcacaggcTGTGAGTTTGAGTCCATCACGGGTGTAATATTTAAGATTTACTACTTATTAACGGTGTCCATAAGAATTACATAACTCCACACAGATATCCCCCCAGACAAGAAACATGAATGATAACAAACCTCTGATCTTTTCTACAGTCATCAAATATTGCTGCTTCATCTCATCCAGGCCTTGCTGAAGATCAGAACTCCTGCAAACAAGAACATTTAATCTGTTGGTATTGTACTTTGGAAATCAATTTATtccacactttaaaaaaaagcgtCTAGTTTAAATCTAATTCTTGCAGTTTCAAGTTACATAAAATGTTCTACTTATACTTAATATCTGTAAAACTCTGATCTGACTGGATGATTTGTAGCAGCCACTTCATTTACTTTGTCTCAATTTGTAACGGAATAGGATTAAATGTCTGATAACATCACATCACTCAAATGATGGCAgattgatatattttataaattataaaaatataaatattttataaactaGGAGAAGATGGGTTTTGCAAATTACTGCAATAAAATACTGAAagatatttgattaaaaatagAAAGTGAATAATTTTTCACACATGTTTGCATACAACAAAAGAGAAATAGTAACCATACAGTGAGAGAAACCATACATACCTTCATTAAGACTTTACTAAATTAGAATAAAGAtgataaaaacatcacaaacccTGAGGATTCTTTGgctttcttcacttcctccagctgctgcagatgttcctCCTTCGCCTGTTGGAAGCTGTGCTCATGCTCGTCTACAAGAAATGAGGCATCTCATCAACACAGAGGCACAGGTGTAGTTGAGTAATACATTTGAAATGCATAGATAAACATGTACCTTTGAGGCGCTGCACTGTGGTTTTGTGTCCTCGAACACTGAGCTGGAGTTGACGGCAGGTTTTCTCCAAGTGTCTCTGGAGCTCCTGGTTTTTCTTCTGCAATTTACTTGAAGTCTCAGAGCACTCCTTCCTGCAACGAGCCGGCTCCTTCCTCTGCGACAAAGAGCCTGGACGACGTGGACAATATCGTTGAGTACATTTTTCTATGGGAACTTTCATATAGTCTAATCAAATCTGTTAACACTGACTCTCAAATGAACAAAGTAGAAATTTTCCCCAATGCCATGTGAAGTGGAAAGACATGACATACTCAGCATTTTGTCCATTTCTTGTtcatgttgtttctgtgtttcttttaacaCACGGATGAGTCTCTCCTCACTGATCTGAAGGACAGAAATTAAACCATGAAGCAACTCAAACATAGCATTGCATCACAGACACAATCAGAGAAACCAATGGCACTAAATAGAgcacagacctccaccaaggcccagcatTCCACCATCAAACGGCCTCAAATTTCACAGACTCATAGAAACAAATCTCCAAAATGTTCCTGcttataaacataaataatgtcATATCGCtcaatatttaaattgaaaaaaaaaatcctggatccacctccTGTTCCAGATCTGAACAAAAATTGGATTGGCTCTTCCCAGACTTGTACCCCATTCTTCCACCATGTTTGGTgttaatccatccagtagtttttgtctAATGCTGACAATGGTGGAGGGGAATATTGACAAGTGAATGGAGCAGCATATAACCATGGCAGCACTCTGTGTTTGACAAGAGCCTTTGTTTTTATGTAGATTGAGCAAATTAATAATTTTGCGACACATCCTCCTAAATCCTTTACAGATTACACCACTCCATTCATCGGTAGATTACAGATAACCCATAAAACAACTCACTTTCTTCCACTCCTTCTTGCTCTGGGATATTGCCCTGCTGACCATGTCTTTGCAGGATGTTTGAAGGACTTGTGTTATTGTTGGGTCTGCTGCGGCCTCGCTGGACCTCTTGGTGTTGTCAGTGCCCTGCTGATCAGTTTTGGGATCTCCAAGATGTTGTGCCTGGACATGTGCCATTCCAGATTGAAGCTCTGCCAACAGTTCCTCCCTCATCTGCTGTCTCTGAGTCAGCTCACTCTCAGCGTGCTGACATCTCCACTCCTCTTCTCGGACCCTCAGAGTCTCCTGAAACTTGGCCTCCATCTGCAGTAGCAACTCCTTCTTCTGGAGCTCAGCGTCCTCTCTGGCctgctccagcttcttctgctgctcttccAGCTTGGTGTGATACACCTGCTCACTGCGGAACTGAATGGCAGagatctcctgctgtttgtctctgttccAGACCGCTCTAGCTCCGGCCAGCTCGGCCTTCAGCAGGGCAGCTTGGGCTCTCCTCACTTGCTCCACCTGGCACTGGAGTGTCAGCACCTCCTCTTGTAGCTCCTCCAGCCTCTGAGCTCCAGAggtctgctcctcctgctggttCTTGTGGTTCTTATGCCAATGCTCCTTTGCCACCCTCAGAGCCTGGGACACCTGGAACAATTAAAGGATTATACATGATCACAACAGAAAAGCCAGatcacaacatttgttttactcAAAGATAGAAAAATATCATACTTgttgttcagtgtgtttttcttgcaGTTCTtcccatttctctttctctgtttggaGAGAGGCTTGATATTCTGGTAAGGAAGTCAAATCCTCAACCCAGCGATTGTAGGCCCTGGTCACTGCACCTTCAACCTGTTATACCATCAAAGATGTATAATAATTATGCACGTATAACACAAAGTAGAAAATACCATTAAAATAACCAAGTACAGTGGTAttgctttgttgttttcaattgGTCCCACCCATACAGAGCATAAGATAAAGCAGATGTATAATAAAGACAACTCAGTGACCTGCTTAGCCATCTCCTCCAGATGattctcctgaagctctctctGGACTTTTTTCCTGGCCTCCTCCACAGCCTTATGTCTGTCTTTGTCAGCCTCCAGTTGCAGCTGTTGTTTCTGGTCGCTGAGCCTGGAGTCCAGCTCCTCAGGAGTAATCTTCTCATTGATGCCCTCGACCTCCTCTGTCTGACAGGTTACATCAGCCGTGTCTCTGTGcttctccctcctttcctccttcaTCTACACAAAAGCAGGAGAAAAACCTTCAGGTCAGAGATGAAATTCTCATTTGGGAGATAAGGGAGCTGACAGTGATTGTAGGGAATCATActttttccacttcctccctacACGCAGCCTTGGCTGAGGCCACATGAGAGTTCACCTGCTGCTGGATCTCAGCCTCCTTCTGTTTGGCCCAGAGAGCTTTCAGTTGGTTTACTGAGGCCTGATGCTGAGCATCCAGCTCCACCCTAAGCTTCTCCACAGCTGTaacactctcctctctcatttTTAGCTGGGAATAAAACCCAATCAATCATAAATGCTTCAATGTTGATTTTGTGTGATTTCTCATACACATTATAggatcttttattttcttacctCGATATTTCTGATCAAAGcatcctccttctccctgtTGTGTATTCCTTCTTCGACcatgtctttctctttgcagACAGATATATAACATTCTTGTACAGCCAACATCTTATCATTGGCCTCCGATAGCTGGGTCCTGTACGGGAAGACATGAACACTATTAACAAGCTGCAAAGGCTTAAAGTTGACTTGGATTTTCAGTATCAGGGTCTGAGGACATACTGTAACTCTTGGATCTGCTGAAGGTGTTGGGCAGTCAGCTGTTCAACCTGAGCATCATGTTCCAGCATGAGCTCAGTTTGGATCCTGTTCACTACGTCATCCCTGTATTGCTGATGAACCCGTTCAGATCTACATGAAGAAACAGAAATTGCCTAAATGAATCAATACAATAGACAAAATAAGCAGTATGAGATTAGCATCCCTCTGTGTTTCACCTCTGAGCAGCCTCCTGCTTTTCTTGGTCCAGCTCCTGGATCATCTCCCTCATCTTAGAGCACAGCTCTGCGTTGGCAGACCTCACCTTCTCCTCACTCTGTTTCAGCTCTTGATTCTTTTTCTCTAGCACCTAAAATTCACACAGAAGAAGTCTTTCAATATTTAGTGCAAAAAGAAAGATCGTTATTAATGAGAATACCAATTACCACAAACCTCCACTTGTTCCTGCAAGTGTTTCTTATCTTCCTCTAGTTTCACCAACTCTTTGTGAGACTCTCCAGTCATGTCGAGATGTTTCATCTGACTTTTCTCTCTGACCTGTTGACATAAAGtagtttttaaaagatttataTGATCACTATACATATTagagacatttcatttattacAATTTATTTGTACCATGCGGCTCATAACAAGTTTCAGTTCCCTattcttgtgtgtctgtttaaatAGGTTCCTCCTCTACCTTAAATGTCAGCAGAATCAATATTAAATCAAGCAAATGTTCATAAAGAGCGAGCTCTTACCGAAGAGCTCAGCTTGGCTTCTTCTAATTGACTGCTGAGTTCTTTTACTTGTCTCTGACAGTGCTgaagctcctcctgcagctgagagATTTTCTGCCGCTTCCCTTTCAGACTACTCAGACAGCGCTGCATCTCCACACGCAGCAG encodes the following:
- the cep152 gene encoding centrosomal protein of 152 kDa isoform X2, which gives rise to MSIDFDSAALQTQHEEEEYDQEDYAREQELHKLLTDLPDDMLEDSRDSTPELEYSTTCSNKNTRNSPQSAWTQQWSNPPKPISHEQNYDGDYDLGSHEEYTYEDVADQINGQQRPPLPPTWNQQSGDHQFTQGDYTYTSTGTDKSIETNDFSTEYESKPYSQESNNHVECNGDGGYRDVQTHGDQITRNQFQPGAGDNVANQYKASYNPHHPAHQPKMFNPQVARQGAQFDLLQREFLDSTQQTSDREQLAQLQILNKAQQRQIEDLEQKLEDSRRNMRYIEHQFAIVKDERDGFAISLKESSRLVEEVKEQEVQMKNKVKAMEQQIQVLTERDHENLRKQRVADAAVDTMKQQMLELCRSDTLSRVREQHDRDLTIIREQHDVALLTLKQKIDSSSQALHEQTNFSQRLREQVKQLECQREEEQLERARVINGLTQRLEESQHQCAKLLQTTSVQEMSQVQIKLQQTQSAKALTENMNKALQEDLADLKEQITMYESAVKHGVIALDLNSDWDHQLSDSCVDLGLKKMSRKNGILQSPTLAHLSDSKLPKDEASLLLRVEMQRCLSSLKGKRQKISQLQEELQHCQRQVKELSSQLEEAKLSSSVREKSQMKHLDMTGESHKELVKLEEDKKHLQEQVEVLEKKNQELKQSEEKVRSANAELCSKMREMIQELDQEKQEAAQRSERVHQQYRDDVVNRIQTELMLEHDAQVEQLTAQHLQQIQELQTQLSEANDKMLAVQECYISVCKEKDMVEEGIHNREKEDALIRNIELKMREESVTAVEKLRVELDAQHQASVNQLKALWAKQKEAEIQQQVNSHVASAKAACREEVEKMKEERREKHRDTADVTCQTEEVEGINEKITPEELDSRLSDQKQQLQLEADKDRHKAVEEARKKVQRELQENHLEEMAKQVEGAVTRAYNRWVEDLTSLPEYQASLQTEKEKWEELQEKHTEQQVSQALRVAKEHWHKNHKNQQEEQTSGAQRLEELQEEVLTLQCQVEQVRRAQAALLKAELAGARAVWNRDKQQEISAIQFRSEQVYHTKLEEQQKKLEQAREDAELQKKELLLQMEAKFQETLRVREEEWRCQHAESELTQRQQMREELLAELQSGMAHVQAQHLGDPKTDQQGTDNTKRSSEAAADPTITQVLQTSCKDMVSRAISQSKKEWKKISEERLIRVLKETQKQHEQEMDKMLSSLSQRKEPARCRKECSETSSKLQKKNQELQRHLEKTCRQLQLSVRGHKTTVQRLKDEHEHSFQQAKEEHLQQLEEVKKAKESSGSSDLQQGLDEMKQQYLMTVEKIREDMLRYLQESRERAAEMIRMEVQRERQDTARKMRLYYLTCLQELLEDGGKTTGAEKKIMNAASKLAAMAKVLETPVRAKSGKNYSLPNCSNAAFNMNPSTLPELPDIRAEERREKKSADPEQKAATADRTKPPRHQDSSTCGKEEAPARDAATKPQTSACTNPVSNKLSKQTTSSHHRAPPSQVNSVGTSAMSKSRELYLQGADYRPDSEQQSKAFLVHEAPVRGEKQTDWSMTSSDSDRSFPVPRLSFSGRQVEPVKPFSVSVTSASDLKALGGLSPDASDLTVYNEIAKKTPQTQTLNFPSVKISTHREPTPGSEAEQQQRGASRPLFSELRQRQQDSGFESPLYQQKYKL
- the cep152 gene encoding centrosomal protein of 152 kDa isoform X1, whose amino-acid sequence is MSIDFDSAALQTQHEEEEYDQEDYAREQELHKLLTDLPDDMLEDSRDSTPELEYSTTCSNKNTRNSPQSAWTQQWSNPPKPISHEQNYDGDYDLGSHEEYTYEDVADQINGQQRPPLPPTWNQQSGDHQFTQGDYTYTSTGTDKSIETNDFSTEYESKPYSQESNNHVECNGDGGYRDVQTHGDQITRNQFQPGAGDNVANQYKASYNPHHPAHQPKMFNPQVARQGAQFDLLQREFLDSTQQTSDREQLAQLQILNKAQQRQIEDLEQKLEDSRRNMRYIEHQFAIVKDERDGFAISLKESSRLVEEVKEQEVQMKNKVKAMEQQIQVLTERDHENLRKQRVADAAVDTMKQQMLELCRSDTLSRVREQHDRDLTIIREQHDVALLTLKQKIDSSSQALHEQTNFSQRLREQVKQLECQREEEQLERARVINGLTQRLEESQHQCAKLLQTTSVQEMSQVQIKLQQTQSAKALTENMNKALQEDLADLKEQITMYESAVKHGVIALDLNSDWDHQLSDSCVDLGLKKMSRKNGILQSPTLAHLSDSKLPKDEASLLLRVEMQRCLSSLKGKRQKISQLQEELQHCQRQVKELSSQLEEAKLSSSVREKSQMKHLDMTGESHKELVKLEEDKKHLQEQVEVLEKKNQELKQSEEKVRSANAELCSKMREMIQELDQEKQEAAQRSERVHQQYRDDVVNRIQTELMLEHDAQVEQLTAQHLQQIQELQTQLSEANDKMLAVQECYISVCKEKDMVEEGIHNREKEDALIRNIELKMREESVTAVEKLRVELDAQHQASVNQLKALWAKQKEAEIQQQVNSHVASAKAACREEVEKMKEERREKHRDTADVTCQTEEVEGINEKITPEELDSRLSDQKQQLQLEADKDRHKAVEEARKKVQRELQENHLEEMAKQVEGAVTRAYNRWVEDLTSLPEYQASLQTEKEKWEELQEKHTEQQVSQALRVAKEHWHKNHKNQQEEQTSGAQRLEELQEEVLTLQCQVEQVRRAQAALLKAELAGARAVWNRDKQQEISAIQFRSEQVYHTKLEEQQKKLEQAREDAELQKKELLLQMEAKFQETLRVREEEWRCQHAESELTQRQQMREELLAELQSGMAHVQAQHLGDPKTDQQGTDNTKRSSEAAADPTITQVLQTSCKDMVSRAISQSKKEWKKISEERLIRVLKETQKQHEQEMDKMLSSLSQRKEPARCRKECSETSSKLQKKNQELQRHLEKTCRQLQLSVRGHKTTVQRLKDEHEHSFQQAKEEHLQQLEEVKKAKESSGSSDLQQGLDEMKQQYLMTVEKIREDMLRYLQESRERAAEMIRMEVQRERQDTARKMRLYYLTCLQELLEDGGKTTGAEKKIMNAASKLAAMAKVLETPVRAKSGKNYSLPTDCSNAAFNMNPSTLPELPDIRAEERREKKSADPEQKAATADRTKPPRHQDSSTCGKEEAPARDAATKPQTSACTNPVSNKLSKQTTSSHHRAPPSQVNSVGTSAMSKSRELYLQGADYRPDSEQQSKAFLVHEAPVRGEKQTDWSMTSSDSDRSFPVPRLSFSGRQVEPVKPFSVSVTSASDLKALGGLSPDASDLTVYNEIAKKTPQTQTLNFPSVKISTHREPTPGSEAEQQQRGASRPLFSELRQRQQDSGFESPLYQQKYKL